In Carya illinoinensis cultivar Pawnee chromosome 9, C.illinoinensisPawnee_v1, whole genome shotgun sequence, the following are encoded in one genomic region:
- the LOC122276853 gene encoding 1-aminocyclopropane-1-carboxylate oxidase 4-like translates to MHPWNKECDEAFKRLKQHLASPPLLKRPEKGHVLCTYLVVSPHAISVVLVKEEGITQHPVYYAGEGLGIHLLSPINQKGYYMATLTFKVTNNEVEFDELVVGIQVLVLMESKCKDNLEAYSTELKDLAMKILDQMAKALRMESSDMRCIFEEGIQTMRMNYYPPCPQPELAICINAHSDAGGLTILLQLNEMQGLQ, encoded by the exons ATGCATCCCTGGAACAAAGAATGTGATGAGGCATTCAAGAGATTGAAGCAACACCTGGCCAGTCCACCCCTGCTGAAGCGACCAGAGAAAGGGCATGTCCTTTGCACATATCTAGTAGTCTCCCCACATGCTATATCTGTCGTCTTGGTAAAAGAGGAGGGGATCACCCAACATCCTGTGTACTAT GCAGGCGAAGGCCTAGGAATACATTTACTGAGTCCTATCAACCAAAAGGGGTACTACATGGCAACACTGACATTCAAAGTAACAAACAACGAAGTTGAGTTTGATGAACTCGTAGTGGGAATTCAGGTGTTGGTCCT TATGGAATCTAAATGCAAAGATAACTTAGAAGCATACTCAACAGAGCTGAAAGATCTGGCCATGAAAATCCTAGATCAAATGGCAAAAGCTCTGAGAATGGAAAGTAGTGACATGAGGTGCATATTTGAAGAAGGGATACAGACAATGAGGATGAACTACTATCCTCCATGTCCACAACCAGAGCTTGCCATTTGCATAAACGCTCACTCCGATGCTGGAGGCCTTACAATCCTCCTCCAACTCAATGAAATGCAAGGTCTCCAGTGA
- the LOC122276852 gene encoding uncharacterized protein LOC122276852, which yields MVLLKLHPYRQQSVFRRAHQKLASRFYGPYPVIQKIGTVAYKLQLPTGARIHPVFHVSLLKNFFGEHTLPSTELPPVTDEEAIILEPKHILDTRWIKRGKKFEEEHLVQWKHLPAEEATWDTHQSLLKQFPDVDLEDKSPHGGGSIDKPPRRSARGFKPNPKYLGGG from the coding sequence ATGGTGTTACTTAAATTGCATCCCTATCGGCAGCAATCAGTTTTTCGACGTGCCCACCAAAAGCTTGCCAGTCGTTTTTATGGACCATACCCGGTGATACAAAAAATAGGTACGGTGGCCTACAAACTTCAGCTGCCAACGGGAGCCCGCATTCACCCAGTTTTTCACGTCTCCctcttaaaaaatttttttggcGAGCACACACTACCCTCTACTGAGTTACCACCTGTAACAGATGAAGAAGCAATCATACTTGAGCCCAAGCACATTCTAGATACTCGTTGGATCAAACGGGGCAAGAAGTTTGAAGAGGAACACTTGGTTCAATGGAAACATTTACCAGCTGAGGAAGCCACGTGGGATACGCACCAGTCATTACTTAAGCAATTTCCAGACGTGGACCTTGAGGACAAGAGTCCACATGGAGGAGGGAGTATTGATAAACCTCCACGACGTTCAGCTAGAGGGTTCAAACCAaatcccaaatatttgggaGGAGGTTGA